The following proteins are co-located in the Oryzias melastigma strain HK-1 linkage group LG8, ASM292280v2, whole genome shotgun sequence genome:
- the LOC112146408 gene encoding homologous-pairing protein 2 homolog, whose amino-acid sequence MSKKDNGASLILSYLNEKNRPYSAQDVFCNLQKQHGLGKTAVVKAMELLALEGKIKEKTYGKQKIYFADQSQFKDVNDADLKAMDAEISARGAEVQSLTQSCRELDAELKELNSSLTTEEMVAEIQQLKAECSGYRERLEKIKSATNHVTPEEKEKVYKERDVYVKEWRKRKRLASDMMDAILEGYPKSKKEFLDEVGVETDEDCKVVFPSS is encoded by the exons atgagcaaaaaggaTAACG GTGCGTCCCTCATCCTTTCCTACCTGAATGAGAAGAACCGCCCCTACAGCGCGCAGGATGTCTTCTGTAACTTACAAAAGCAGCACGGTTTGGGGAAAACG GCTGTGGTCAAAGCCATGGAGCTGCTGGCTCTGGAGGGTAAGATCAAAGAGAAAACCTACGGGAAACAAAAGATTTATTTCGCCGATCAG TCTCAGTTCAAAGACGTGAATGATGCCGACCTGAAGGCGATGGATGCGGAGATCTCGGCTCGCGGTGCAGAAGTTCAGTCCCTCACACAGAGCTGCAGAGAGTTGGACGCAG AGCTGAAGGAGCTGAACAGTTCCCTCACAACAGAGGAAATGGTTGCAGAGATCCAGCAGCTGAAAGCCGAGTGCTCCGGGTACAGAGAGCGTCTGGAGAAGATCAAGTCGGCCACAAATCACGTCACACCCGAAGAAAAGGAGAAG gTTTATAAGGAGAGGGATGTTTATGTGAAAgagtggaggaagaggaagagacta gctTCAGATATGATGGATGCGATCCTGGAGGGATATccaaaaagcaaaaaggaaTTCCTG GATGAAGTGGGAGTGGAGACCGATGAAGATTGTAAGGTGGTTTTTCCCAGCAGCTGA
- the mlx gene encoding max-like protein X, whose translation MTDPTSPEEHWKTDGAFSDGGFDQSFYLETARKGSVVSRANSIGSTSASSVPNTDDEDSDYRHETSLKDSYKDRRRQAHTQAEQKRRDAIKKGYDDLQSIVPTCQQQSEFAVGAQKISKATILQKTIDYIHFLHKEKKKQEEEVSVLRKEVMALKIMKTNYEHIVKAHQSNPQQGEDQVSDQVKFDIFQSIMDSLFVSFSNSVSVSSFEELSACVFSWIEEHCKPQTLREFVVRVLRQINVQLY comes from the exons ATGACGGATCCTACATCTCCAGAGGAGCACTGGAAA ACAGATGGTGCTTTCAGCGATGGTGGCTTTGACCAAA GTTTCTACCTTGAAACGGCCAGAAAAGGAAGCGTGGTGTCCAGAGCGAACAGCATTGGTTCAACAAGTGCCTCTTCAGTACCAAATACAG aCGATGAGGACAGCGACTACAGACACGAAACGTCGCTTAAAGACTCGTATAAAGATCGACGGAGACAGGCGCACACGCAAGCCGAGCAGAAGCGCCGAGACGCCATTAAG aaaggtTATGATGATCTTCAGTCGATTGTTCCCACCTGTCAACAGCAGTCTGAGTTTGCAGTAGGAGCACAGAAGATCAGCAAAGCTACAATCCTGCAGAAAA caaTTGACtacattcattttcttcataaagaaaagaagaagcaaGAAGAGGAAGTCTCTGTCCTGAGGAAAGAAGTTATGGCACTGAAGATAATGAAAAC GAACTATGAGCACATAGTAAAGGCGCACCAGAGCAACCCGCAGCAGGGAGAGGATCAGGTCTCCGACCAGGTCAAGTTTGACATCTTTCAGAGCATCATGGACTCCCTGTTTGTGTCCTTCAGCAACTCCGTGTCGGTCAGCAGCTTCGAGGAACTGTCTGCGTGTGTTTTTAGCTGGATTGAGGAGCACTGCAAACCGCAG ACGTTGCGGGAGTTTGTCGTCAGAGTTCTGCGGCAGATTAATGTCCAGCTTTACTGA